The following proteins come from a genomic window of Natronosalvus vescus:
- a CDS encoding PAS domain S-box protein codes for MNDSSNTDTTKSTQGRPRVLCVSADRTTRAAVTRALVNSDVTVAIAQSSTDAIGRLECDRVDAIVVDAATVGNDHGLLDDVESRWPEIPAFVHWTGTDPQQRHLLGEIVSRTPVTGTANALSTTIVSRLESDTAPPLDRIAGRVKRRLADARTAGEIERAVRETLTDDDDRYVFAWLGEYDPGEREIIPWITDRTGVDWPMQRTFPIGSGREPLLEDVLRTREPRVVDRIDRNERRVPLGTDALDRGAASVAVLALATAEERFGVLVVYGTSAFTDEQRRTIESIAETASYALESIAIRGRLSQQEQSLRRYERLVEAAGDGMYVVDGDRHFTTVNDALVEMTGYSREGLLGEPLSLLFTEPQGDEVEDRVTEGEPIEDDVSKGGTRQTDHPLDRLVADGEPTTTFETVLETKSGTTIPCETQAALVAADDTFRGIVGVVRDITCRKRRERRLREQNERLDAFAGIVSHDLRNPLGVAQGYLELAEETGSTDHLETVHEGLDRMEAIIADVLTVAREGEWAVDVESHDLESVVTEAWENVSVDDAKLEIDSTITLEADRSPVLRLFENLFRNAVEHGIERSGDATPLTIRAGRLEETPGFYVADDGAGIPASIRDDLFDAQVSTGSEGIGLGLWVVKEVADGHGWTVLATSGPDGGARFEFRFEN; via the coding sequence ATGAACGACAGTTCCAACACGGATACAACGAAGTCGACTCAGGGACGCCCTCGCGTCCTCTGTGTGAGCGCCGACCGGACGACGCGAGCGGCCGTGACCCGGGCGCTGGTCAACAGCGACGTCACTGTCGCCATCGCTCAGTCGTCCACCGATGCGATCGGCCGGCTCGAGTGTGATAGGGTCGACGCGATCGTCGTGGACGCAGCCACCGTTGGGAACGATCACGGGCTGCTCGACGACGTCGAATCACGGTGGCCGGAAATCCCGGCGTTCGTCCACTGGACTGGAACTGACCCACAACAGCGACACCTCCTCGGCGAGATCGTCAGCCGTACGCCGGTAACGGGTACTGCAAACGCGCTGTCGACGACGATCGTTAGTCGGCTCGAGAGCGACACAGCGCCACCACTCGATCGAATTGCCGGCCGGGTGAAACGGCGTCTGGCGGACGCTCGCACGGCCGGCGAGATCGAACGGGCCGTTCGGGAGACGCTCACCGACGACGACGACCGCTACGTCTTCGCCTGGCTCGGTGAGTACGACCCCGGGGAAAGGGAAATCATTCCGTGGATCACGGATCGAACCGGTGTCGACTGGCCCATGCAACGAACGTTTCCGATCGGTTCCGGTCGCGAGCCCCTCCTCGAAGACGTCCTTCGAACGCGGGAGCCCCGGGTCGTCGACCGAATCGACCGAAACGAGCGACGCGTTCCACTCGGCACGGACGCACTCGATCGGGGAGCGGCGTCGGTTGCCGTCCTGGCGCTGGCGACTGCCGAAGAGCGATTCGGCGTGCTGGTGGTCTACGGCACGTCAGCGTTCACCGACGAACAGCGGCGGACGATCGAATCGATCGCCGAGACGGCATCCTACGCGCTCGAGTCGATCGCGATCCGGGGCCGGCTCTCACAGCAAGAACAGTCGCTTCGACGGTACGAACGCCTCGTCGAGGCGGCGGGTGACGGGATGTACGTCGTCGATGGCGACCGCCACTTCACGACGGTCAACGACGCGCTCGTCGAGATGACCGGCTACAGCAGAGAAGGACTGCTCGGCGAGCCGTTGTCGCTGCTGTTCACCGAGCCGCAGGGCGATGAGGTCGAGGACAGGGTGACCGAGGGAGAGCCTATCGAAGACGATGTGTCCAAGGGCGGAACCCGACAGACCGATCATCCACTCGATCGACTCGTCGCAGACGGCGAGCCCACGACGACGTTCGAAACCGTCCTCGAGACCAAATCCGGGACGACGATCCCCTGTGAAACCCAGGCTGCGCTCGTCGCCGCGGACGACACGTTCCGCGGCATCGTCGGTGTCGTCCGTGATATCACCTGTCGAAAGCGCCGTGAGCGACGCCTTCGCGAGCAGAACGAACGCCTCGATGCGTTCGCCGGGATCGTTAGCCACGACCTCCGAAACCCGCTCGGGGTCGCCCAGGGCTATCTCGAGTTAGCCGAGGAAACTGGCTCGACCGACCACCTCGAGACAGTTCACGAGGGGCTCGATCGAATGGAGGCCATCATTGCGGACGTGCTAACGGTCGCTCGAGAGGGCGAGTGGGCCGTCGACGTCGAGTCCCACGACCTCGAGTCGGTCGTGACGGAGGCCTGGGAAAACGTCTCGGTCGACGACGCGAAACTCGAGATCGACTCCACGATCACACTCGAGGCGGATCGTTCGCCGGTGCTCAGGCTGTTCGAAAACCTGTTTCGAAACGCTGTCGAACACGGGATCGAACGGTCGGGGGACGCGACACCGCTTACGATCCGGGCTGGTCGGCTCGAAGAGACCCCCGGCTTTTACGTGGCCGACGATGGGGCCGGTATTCCGGCGTCGATACGCGACGACCTCTTCGACGCCCAGGTGTCGACCGGTTCGGAGGGGATCGGACTTGGTCTCTGGGTCGTCAAAGAGGTGGCCGACGGCCACGGCTGGACGGTGCTGGCGACCAGCGGACCGGACGGAGGGGCCCGATTCGAGTTCCGTTTCGAGAATTAA
- a CDS encoding HalX domain-containing protein: protein MTDEPEVLVVDDESRLADLFAAWLGTDRPVATAYNGEEALEKMSDSVEVVLLDRRMPGLSGDEVLQEIRNEGYDCRVVMVTAVDPDFDIIEMGFDDYLVKPVSKDELLEMVANVSTRSNYKSDIQEYYALVSKKALLESEKADRELADHEEYQELSNRVETLREQVDETVSDMSSHDDFVGAFQDLQTENGPQS from the coding sequence GTGACTGACGAGCCTGAAGTGCTCGTCGTCGACGATGAGTCCCGCCTCGCCGATCTCTTTGCGGCCTGGCTAGGGACGGATCGACCCGTCGCTACGGCCTACAATGGCGAGGAGGCCCTCGAGAAGATGTCCGACTCCGTCGAGGTGGTTTTGCTCGATCGCCGTATGCCCGGTCTCTCCGGCGACGAAGTTCTCCAGGAGATCCGGAACGAGGGCTACGACTGTCGGGTCGTGATGGTCACCGCTGTCGACCCCGACTTCGACATCATCGAGATGGGCTTCGACGATTATCTGGTCAAGCCCGTATCGAAGGACGAACTCCTCGAGATGGTGGCGAATGTATCGACTCGATCGAACTACAAAAGCGACATTCAGGAGTACTACGCCCTCGTCTCGAAGAAGGCGCTACTCGAGTCCGAAAAGGCCGACCGCGAACTGGCCGATCACGAGGAGTACCAGGAACTCAGCAACCGCGTCGAAACGCTCCGCGAACAGGTCGACGAAACGGTCTCAGATATGTCCTCTCACGATGATTTCGTCGGCGCCTTCCAGGATTTACAGACCGAAAACGGCCCCCAATCTTAA
- a CDS encoding carboxylate--amine ligase encodes MASSFDSLSTLCERLGERSFDRPPAIVCNAHITGCSVARALAAHDVPIIALDRNGDGVAPYADAVVAAGEVTFPLDDLDGFCEDIERVSSSLVHDPVVFPCMDEWVHALAETEPAGVRLPFAAQDVIDTVLDKESLYALAEELEVPYPETYRLAEIDPLEAAAALEYPFVVKPARKREFEELLGTNVVEVADEEAFLEVVERARAADVRVMAQEKVPIATGDDRSFASYVSPEGETIGVVGNARVRYPRAYGTSCVVDAVTDPVLEDRARSVLEASGYYGISEAEFVYDTDREEYVLLDVNTRPWKWISMPVEAGVNLPYAAYADAVGESYAAGESHEARWVYLRDYLSLLAGDPSANDVLDREQWRLLLSGAFETTRGLTTGVYRPSDPGPTLQLLETEFGGPEYYCSC; translated from the coding sequence ATGGCATCGTCGTTCGATTCGCTCTCGACCCTCTGTGAACGACTGGGGGAACGCTCGTTCGATCGCCCGCCTGCGATCGTCTGCAATGCGCACATCACCGGCTGCAGCGTCGCACGAGCGCTCGCTGCCCACGACGTCCCGATCATCGCGCTCGACCGAAACGGGGACGGGGTGGCACCGTACGCGGACGCCGTGGTCGCAGCGGGGGAGGTCACCTTCCCGCTCGACGACCTCGACGGATTCTGCGAGGATATCGAGCGGGTTTCCAGTTCGCTCGTTCACGATCCCGTCGTATTCCCCTGCATGGACGAGTGGGTACACGCGCTCGCCGAAACTGAACCCGCGGGCGTCCGACTCCCCTTCGCTGCCCAGGACGTCATCGACACCGTACTCGACAAAGAGTCGCTGTACGCACTCGCCGAGGAACTCGAGGTGCCCTACCCGGAGACCTACCGACTCGCGGAGATCGATCCGCTCGAGGCCGCTGCGGCGCTCGAGTACCCGTTCGTCGTCAAACCCGCGAGAAAGCGCGAGTTCGAGGAGCTCCTCGGGACGAACGTCGTCGAAGTGGCCGACGAGGAGGCGTTCCTGGAGGTCGTCGAGCGGGCTCGAGCCGCGGACGTCCGGGTCATGGCCCAGGAGAAAGTACCCATCGCGACCGGTGACGATCGGTCGTTCGCCTCGTACGTCTCCCCCGAGGGCGAAACGATCGGCGTGGTCGGCAATGCTCGCGTCCGCTACCCGCGGGCCTACGGAACGTCGTGTGTCGTCGACGCGGTGACCGATCCGGTGCTGGAAGACCGCGCTCGGTCGGTACTCGAGGCGTCCGGCTATTACGGTATCAGCGAAGCCGAATTCGTCTACGATACGGATCGCGAGGAGTACGTCCTGCTGGACGTCAACACCCGACCGTGGAAGTGGATCTCGATGCCGGTCGAAGCCGGAGTAAACCTCCCGTACGCGGCCTATGCGGACGCCGTCGGCGAGTCGTACGCGGCCGGAGAGTCCCACGAGGCCCGCTGGGTCTATCTTCGAGATTACCTGTCCCTGCTCGCCGGCGATCCATCGGCGAACGACGTCCTCGACAGGGAACAGTGGCGGTTGTTGCTCTCGGGGGCATTCGAGACGACCCGTGGCCTGACCACCGGGGTGTACCGTCCGTCCGATCCCGGGCCGACGTTACAGTTGCTCGAGACTGAGTTCGGGGGCCCCGAGTACTACTGTTCGTGTTAA
- a CDS encoding LLM class flavin-dependent oxidoreductase, with protein sequence MSTQPLHFNLFTMNAVEHVSPGTWTIPGDQSHRYTDRDYWTSVARTAERGGLDAIFFADVRGIYDVYEGNRDPAIERAIQTPSNVPQALVPAMAEVTDHVGFAVTRSTSYTHPYQLARELSTLDHVTDGRIAFNIVTSYLESAARNLGLEGRIEHDERYDRADEFMDVCYRLWEDSWEDDAIVRDANPGTYTDPEKVHAIDFEGEYFSVPGPHGCEPSPQRTPVLYQAGSSDRGRRFAASNAEAVFVSQPTKEATRAYVEDMRERATAAGRDPESIKFFPGIVVITGETEALARETHETYRDHVSVEGTLSLLSGFMDTDLSTLDPDQPVEHIETDAIQGAINAFTKNDPDREWTVGEVARFAGLGSTSPVLVGSPEQVVDELEDWRDEVGIHGFNLKEVTRPGTLQKFVDLVVPVLRERGLIRTSYEGSTLRENLHGQRQLAADHPARRE encoded by the coding sequence ATGAGCACGCAGCCGCTGCACTTCAATCTCTTTACGATGAACGCCGTCGAGCACGTCTCGCCGGGCACCTGGACGATCCCGGGTGACCAGTCCCATCGCTACACCGATCGCGACTACTGGACGTCGGTCGCACGGACGGCCGAACGGGGTGGCCTCGACGCGATCTTCTTCGCCGACGTGCGCGGCATCTACGACGTGTACGAGGGGAACCGCGACCCGGCGATCGAACGCGCGATTCAGACCCCGTCGAACGTCCCGCAGGCACTCGTCCCCGCGATGGCCGAAGTGACCGATCACGTCGGCTTTGCCGTAACCCGATCGACTTCCTACACCCACCCTTACCAGCTCGCGCGCGAACTCTCCACGCTCGATCACGTCACCGACGGCCGGATCGCGTTCAACATCGTCACCTCCTACCTCGAGAGCGCCGCTAGGAATCTCGGCCTCGAGGGACGCATCGAACACGACGAGCGCTACGACCGGGCGGACGAGTTCATGGACGTCTGTTACCGGCTCTGGGAGGACTCCTGGGAGGACGACGCGATCGTCCGCGATGCCAACCCGGGGACGTACACCGACCCGGAAAAGGTGCACGCGATCGACTTCGAGGGCGAGTACTTCTCCGTACCGGGGCCTCACGGCTGTGAGCCCTCGCCCCAGCGGACGCCGGTTCTGTATCAGGCGGGGTCGTCCGATCGGGGTCGTCGGTTCGCCGCCTCGAACGCCGAGGCCGTGTTCGTCTCCCAGCCGACGAAGGAGGCGACCAGAGCGTACGTCGAGGACATGCGCGAACGGGCCACTGCTGCGGGTCGCGACCCCGAGTCGATCAAGTTCTTCCCGGGGATCGTCGTCATCACGGGCGAAACGGAGGCCCTCGCCCGTGAAACACACGAAACATACCGCGACCACGTGAGCGTCGAGGGGACACTCTCGTTGTTGAGCGGCTTCATGGACACGGATCTCTCCACCCTCGACCCCGATCAGCCGGTCGAGCACATCGAGACGGACGCGATCCAGGGAGCGATCAACGCGTTCACGAAAAACGATCCCGACCGCGAGTGGACGGTCGGCGAGGTCGCTCGTTTCGCCGGGCTCGGATCGACCTCGCCGGTGCTCGTCGGATCGCCGGAACAGGTCGTCGACGAACTCGAGGACTGGCGCGACGAGGTCGGGATCCACGGATTCAACCTGAAGGAGGTGACGCGCCCAGGGACGCTCCAGAAATTCGTCGACCTCGTGGTACCGGTGCTCCGCGAGCGCGGACTGATCAGGACGTCCTACGAGGGTTCGACGCTCCGGGAGAACCTGCACGGACAGCGACAATTGGCGGCGGATCACCCCGCGCGCCGGGAGTGA
- the gvpA gene encoding gas vesicle protein GvpA has translation MTSPQRRPDSSSLAEVLDRILDKGVVIDIWARVSVVGIELLTIEARVVVASVDTFLHYAEEISKIERATSEGDLEDLEELEIEQRPESSPQSAAE, from the coding sequence ATGACATCACCACAACGCCGTCCTGACTCCTCGAGCCTCGCAGAAGTCCTCGACCGAATCCTCGACAAAGGCGTCGTCATCGATATCTGGGCTCGCGTCTCGGTCGTCGGGATCGAACTCCTGACCATCGAGGCGCGTGTCGTCGTCGCCTCGGTCGATACATTCCTCCACTACGCCGAGGAGATATCGAAGATAGAACGAGCAACGTCCGAGGGCGACCTCGAGGATCTCGAGGAACTCGAGATCGAACAGCGACCCGAATCGTCCCCGCAATCGGCGGCAGAGTGA
- the gvpN gene encoding gas vesicle protein GvpN: protein MGPDSASRDRKVRGRKIRSDRNVKERRRAKKRQQQARSNGAQSNGTTGSAREILRSPEDVMPDPFVTTDAVSSLADRIDGWLEADQPVHVIGPTGCGKTALALASAAQRGRPVVWIDGDEAVDTAALVGDHAGGEKYLEDDRYVSGVHKRTEVVRERWVDNPLSVAAREGATLVYNEFSRSDPVAHNVLLSVFEEGILERPGKRGDDRKIDVHPEFRAILTSNTAEYAGVHEPQDALLDRMVGVHVDYYDFETECEIVAAHVDATRERIEHVVEATRQLREELDIVVGTRVAITAAKGLAVFDGSVSDADADGDEVDHAVLTNVFTDVLSPKVAGNEDGDHDVASLESTVSSAL from the coding sequence ATGGGCCCTGATTCAGCCAGTCGCGACCGAAAAGTCCGCGGACGAAAGATCCGGAGCGACCGGAACGTCAAGGAACGGCGACGGGCGAAAAAGCGCCAGCAACAGGCGCGTTCAAACGGTGCCCAATCGAACGGAACGACCGGAAGCGCTCGCGAAATTCTTCGATCACCGGAAGACGTCATGCCCGACCCGTTCGTCACGACCGATGCCGTTTCCTCGCTGGCCGACCGAATCGATGGCTGGCTCGAGGCGGATCAGCCCGTCCACGTGATCGGCCCGACCGGCTGTGGAAAGACGGCCCTGGCGCTCGCCTCGGCCGCCCAGCGCGGTCGGCCAGTCGTCTGGATCGACGGCGACGAGGCCGTCGACACCGCGGCGCTCGTCGGCGATCACGCCGGCGGGGAGAAGTACCTCGAGGACGACCGGTACGTCAGCGGCGTCCACAAGCGTACCGAAGTCGTTCGTGAACGGTGGGTCGACAACCCACTCTCGGTCGCCGCCCGGGAGGGCGCGACGCTCGTCTACAACGAGTTCTCGCGCAGCGATCCCGTCGCCCACAACGTCTTGTTGTCCGTGTTCGAGGAGGGCATCCTCGAGCGCCCCGGGAAGCGCGGCGACGACCGGAAGATCGACGTCCACCCCGAGTTCCGCGCGATCCTCACGTCGAACACCGCCGAGTACGCCGGCGTCCACGAACCGCAGGACGCCCTCCTCGATCGGATGGTCGGCGTCCACGTGGACTACTACGATTTCGAGACGGAGTGCGAAATCGTCGCCGCCCACGTCGACGCTACTCGAGAACGGATCGAACACGTCGTCGAGGCGACTCGGCAGCTACGCGAGGAACTCGACATCGTCGTGGGTACTCGTGTCGCGATCACCGCTGCGAAGGGGCTCGCCGTCTTCGACGGTTCGGTGAGTGATGCCGACGCAGACGGCGACGAAGTCGATCACGCGGTACTGACGAACGTCTTCACCGACGTGCTGTCGCCGAAAGTGGCTGGCAACGAGGACGGTGACCACGATGTCGCCAGCCTCGAGTCGACGGTCTCGAGTGCTCTCTAA
- the gvpO gene encoding gas vesicle protein GvpO, halophile-type: MAEAQSQATDQCKALTASGERCSRPAKEDGFCHQHDSSDETIGEDPDDDAIDEAENDSGDDSSESSTDDSAGADADRRDEPAATDTTETPMQQEEVTEPQAVDVDDVDLEAAEIEDDDLEGLLAIRKRIERAADSIIGHPLDTISEISPTEEGWIAVVDVIERRAVPDTQDIIGRYELTLEEDGAIRGYQRLDRYRRGDTTAFE, from the coding sequence ATGGCCGAAGCACAATCACAAGCAACCGACCAATGCAAGGCGCTCACAGCGTCGGGTGAGCGCTGCTCGCGCCCGGCGAAGGAAGACGGATTCTGCCACCAGCACGACTCGAGTGACGAGACGATCGGCGAGGATCCCGATGACGACGCAATTGACGAGGCCGAGAACGACTCGGGCGACGACTCGAGCGAATCCAGCACAGACGATTCGGCGGGTGCCGACGCCGATCGTCGTGACGAACCCGCAGCCACTGACACCACGGAGACACCAATGCAACAAGAAGAGGTAACCGAACCACAGGCTGTCGACGTCGACGACGTCGACCTCGAGGCAGCGGAGATCGAAGACGACGACCTCGAGGGATTGCTCGCGATCCGAAAACGCATCGAACGAGCGGCCGACTCGATCATCGGCCACCCGCTCGACACCATCAGCGAGATCTCCCCGACTGAGGAGGGGTGGATCGCAGTTGTCGACGTCATCGAACGACGGGCCGTGCCCGACACCCAGGACATCATCGGCCGGTACGAACTCACGCTCGAGGAAGACGGCGCGATTCGAGGGTATCAGCGCCTCGATCGCTACCGCCGCGGTGATACGACCGCGTTCGAATAA
- a CDS encoding CHY zinc finger protein: MCAHDERHVHVRDNNPHVHVHVRGVDVDSETRCAHYNSERDVVAFRFDCCDTYYPCHRCHDTVADHRPVPWPRDRFDEPSVLCGVCDRRLTVPEYLESGNVCPFCDASFNPGCEAHYHYYFEQSESDVSTADGS, translated from the coding sequence GTGTGTGCCCACGACGAGCGTCACGTCCACGTCCGTGATAACAACCCTCACGTCCACGTCCACGTTCGAGGCGTCGACGTCGACTCCGAAACCCGTTGTGCCCACTACAACAGCGAACGGGATGTCGTCGCGTTTCGATTCGACTGCTGTGACACCTACTACCCCTGCCACCGGTGTCACGACACCGTAGCCGATCATCGCCCCGTTCCCTGGCCTCGTGACCGGTTCGACGAACCGTCCGTCCTGTGTGGCGTCTGTGATCGACGGTTGACGGTTCCCGAGTACCTCGAGTCCGGGAACGTCTGCCCCTTTTGTGATGCGTCGTTCAACCCCGGTTGTGAGGCACACTATCATTATTACTTCGAGCAATCGGAATCGGACGTGTCTACGGCGGATGGTTCGTAA
- a CDS encoding LysE family translocator: protein MSPTLTSLVAGVVFGLALAAPPGPMNAIIAEESVLRGWNAGFKAGLGAMLADVLFFFLALGGAVAVVDRYATLQSALYLLGGVLMLVFAVGAWQEVRSTASFTGDLEAGATGFQKAFALSLTNPLQIGFWLTIGIGLIKPGTLDVFAHVPALGETLGGTVIVETGSLALLVGFFVGIAVWITGYPAALARAGRRVDAFAPAVALLSGVVLAGFGLFFLAMGIAGVR from the coding sequence GTGTCGCCTACACTCACATCGCTGGTTGCCGGCGTGGTCTTCGGACTCGCACTCGCTGCCCCACCCGGCCCGATGAACGCCATCATCGCCGAGGAGAGCGTCCTCCGTGGCTGGAACGCCGGGTTCAAAGCGGGCCTCGGGGCGATGCTCGCGGACGTCCTCTTTTTCTTCCTCGCCCTGGGCGGGGCCGTCGCCGTCGTCGACCGGTACGCCACCCTCCAGTCTGCACTGTACCTGCTCGGTGGCGTTCTCATGCTCGTCTTCGCCGTCGGCGCCTGGCAAGAGGTTCGCTCGACGGCGTCGTTCACCGGCGACCTCGAGGCCGGTGCGACGGGATTCCAAAAAGCGTTCGCCCTCTCGTTGACCAACCCGCTCCAGATCGGGTTCTGGCTCACCATCGGCATCGGGTTGATCAAACCGGGGACGCTCGACGTGTTCGCACACGTACCCGCACTCGGAGAGACGCTCGGCGGTACCGTCATCGTCGAGACCGGGAGTCTTGCACTGCTGGTCGGTTTCTTCGTCGGCATCGCCGTCTGGATCACCGGCTACCCCGCAGCGCTCGCTCGAGCCGGCCGCCGAGTCGACGCGTTCGCCCCCGCCGTTGCGCTGCTCAGTGGCGTCGTCCTCGCCGGATTCGGCCTGTTTTTCCTCGCGATGGGGATTGCCGGCGTCCGCTGA
- a CDS encoding SDR family oxidoreductase: protein MDSGGVDAETTDSDGESVEASTTTDDRYTRKRCVLVTDCDSPVGAATARAFLAEDWLVVAAAHDRESIADLADAGCETVELDVTDPAQVGRAVERTVEIGDAIDCLVTNAGYAQLGPIEDVSTASLQRQFDVNVYGPHRLTRAALPHMRAQGEGRIINVSSILGRLSFAGTGPYAGSKHALEAMSDALRAEVEEFGLEVVVVEPGPIETAIPDGVDEEVPTERTPAYESLYELFDEAELVGGEGPLAVDPEDVAAAILHAGTCPEPPARYPVGPVAEYGLYARFLPDRLRDAVYGLLRRLV, encoded by the coding sequence ATGGATTCGGGTGGCGTCGACGCCGAGACGACGGACTCCGATGGGGAGTCTGTCGAAGCATCGACGACAACTGACGACCGCTACACGCGAAAGCGGTGCGTTCTCGTCACCGATTGTGACTCGCCGGTCGGGGCGGCAACCGCCCGCGCGTTTCTGGCCGAGGACTGGCTCGTGGTCGCCGCAGCACACGATCGCGAGTCGATCGCCGACCTCGCCGACGCGGGCTGTGAGACGGTCGAACTCGACGTGACCGATCCCGCCCAGGTGGGCCGCGCCGTCGAGCGAACGGTCGAGATCGGTGATGCGATCGACTGCCTCGTCACCAACGCCGGCTACGCCCAGTTGGGGCCGATCGAAGACGTCTCGACGGCGTCGCTCCAGCGCCAGTTCGACGTCAACGTCTACGGCCCACACCGTTTGACGCGGGCAGCCCTCCCGCACATGCGCGCCCAGGGCGAAGGCCGTATCATCAACGTCTCATCGATACTCGGTCGCCTCTCGTTCGCGGGAACGGGCCCCTACGCCGGCTCGAAGCACGCGCTCGAGGCGATGAGCGACGCGCTTCGGGCGGAGGTCGAGGAGTTCGGGCTCGAGGTCGTCGTCGTCGAACCGGGTCCGATCGAGACGGCGATCCCCGACGGCGTCGACGAGGAGGTACCCACTGAACGGACGCCCGCCTACGAGTCGCTGTACGAGCTGTTCGACGAGGCAGAACTGGTGGGCGGGGAGGGCCCGTTGGCCGTCGATCCGGAGGACGTCGCCGCCGCCATCCTCCACGCCGGTACGTGTCCGGAACCGCCCGCCCGCTATCCCGTCGGGCCGGTCGCCGAGTACGGACTGTACGCCCGATTCCTGCCGGATCGGCTACGCGACGCTGTGTACGGGCTGCTCCGGCGTCTCGTCTGA
- a CDS encoding glycerate kinase type-2 family protein, giving the protein MFHNRATHATTPARETALECLEAGIRATVPERVVPDTVSLEDERLSIDGSAYDLSGVDRVIVIGGGKASTGVARALESILEPALADGRIDALEGAVVSRSTGETSPVQTSHVQVLEGDHPIPSQRNREATASVLEYAADAASADLVLATITGGASALLTAPAADISVEALRETTDALLESGASIDEINAVRKHCSTIKGGHLARTAAPARVVTLAISDVVGDDPSVIGSGPTVADPSTFSDALAVCRRYGLAETLPDSIRRRLESGANGDLEETPDPDDPAVAAADWHCLAGTRTAIDAAEAVARERGYRTLVLSSRFRGEAADVGSVHAAIVEEMLVRGDPVEPPAVVLSGGEVTVTVRDASRAAADGDAGGGEGVHPAGVGGPNQELALASALEFAQSGVDSAVLASIDTDGIDGPTEACGAIVDGGTLPDSEAVDAGRNALDAHAVTSFLEELDSILETGPTGTNVNDLRVVVVDPS; this is encoded by the coding sequence ATGTTCCACAACCGAGCTACCCACGCCACGACGCCTGCTCGAGAGACCGCCCTCGAGTGTCTCGAGGCCGGTATCCGAGCGACAGTTCCGGAACGGGTCGTCCCGGACACGGTCTCGCTCGAGGACGAGAGACTCTCCATCGACGGCTCCGCGTACGACCTGTCCGGCGTCGATCGCGTCATCGTCATCGGTGGCGGCAAAGCCTCGACTGGGGTGGCCAGGGCGCTCGAGTCGATCCTCGAACCCGCCCTCGCCGACGGCCGTATCGACGCGCTCGAGGGAGCCGTCGTCTCCCGATCAACGGGTGAAACGTCCCCCGTACAAACGTCCCACGTACAGGTGCTCGAGGGCGATCACCCGATCCCTAGCCAGCGAAACCGCGAGGCGACGGCCAGCGTACTCGAGTACGCAGCGGACGCGGCATCCGCTGATCTCGTCCTCGCAACGATCACGGGCGGGGCCAGCGCGCTGTTGACCGCACCGGCAGCGGATATCTCGGTCGAGGCGCTGCGGGAGACGACCGACGCCCTGCTCGAGTCGGGGGCGTCGATCGACGAGATCAACGCCGTACGCAAACACTGCTCCACGATCAAAGGTGGGCACTTAGCCCGGACGGCGGCCCCGGCGAGGGTCGTGACCCTCGCCATCAGCGACGTCGTCGGGGATGACCCCTCGGTGATCGGTAGCGGGCCGACGGTAGCTGACCCGTCGACGTTTTCGGATGCGCTCGCCGTCTGTCGTCGGTACGGCCTCGCGGAGACGCTCCCGGATTCGATACGCCGTCGACTCGAGTCGGGCGCGAACGGCGACCTCGAGGAGACGCCCGACCCGGACGATCCCGCGGTCGCCGCGGCGGACTGGCACTGTCTCGCTGGCACGCGGACGGCCATCGACGCCGCCGAAGCCGTCGCTAGAGAGCGGGGGTATCGGACGCTCGTGCTCTCGAGTCGATTTCGCGGCGAAGCGGCCGACGTCGGGAGTGTACACGCAGCAATCGTCGAGGAGATGCTCGTCCGTGGTGATCCGGTGGAGCCACCCGCAGTGGTGCTCTCGGGTGGCGAGGTGACCGTGACGGTTCGTGATGCTTCGCGGGCGGCTGCGGACGGAGACGCGGGTGGAGGCGAAGGCGTGCATCCGGCCGGCGTCGGCGGGCCAAACCAGGAACTCGCCTTGGCGAGTGCCCTCGAGTTCGCCCAGTCGGGGGTTGATTCGGCCGTCCTCGCGTCGATCGACACCGACGGCATCGACGGCCCAACCGAGGCCTGTGGGGCCATCGTCGACGGCGGAACGCTTCCCGATTCGGAGGCCGTCGATGCGGGGCGTAACGCTCTCGATGCTCACGCCGTGACATCGTTTCTCGAGGAACTGGATTCCATCCTCGAAACGGGGCCGACGGGGACGAACGTGAACGACCTTCGCGTCGTTGTCGTCGACCCGTCGTAG